The Corvus cornix cornix isolate S_Up_H32 chromosome 12, ASM73873v5, whole genome shotgun sequence genome includes a window with the following:
- the TNNC1 gene encoding troponin C, slow skeletal and cardiac muscles, translated as MDDIYKAAVEQLTEEQKSEFKAAFDIFVLGAEDGCISTKELGKVMRMLGQNPTPEELQEMIDEVDEDGSGTVDFDEFLVMMVRCMKDDSKGKTEEELSDLFRMFDKNADGYIDLEELKIMLQATGETITEDDIEELMKDGDKNNDGRIDYDEFLEFMKGVE; from the exons ATGGACGACATTTACAAGGCAGCG GTTGAGCAGCTGACAGAAGAGCAAAAAAGTG AGTTCAAGGCTGCCTTTGACATCTTCGTGCTGGGGGCAGAGGATGGATGCATCAGCAccaaggagctggggaaggtgaTGAGGATGCTGGGGCAGAACCCCAcccctgaggagctgcaggagatgaTAGACGAGGTGGATGAGGACG GCAGCGGCACTGTGGACTTTGATGAATTCCTGGTTATGATGGTCCGGTGTATGAAAGatgacagcaaaggaaaaaccGAAGAGGAACTCTCAGACCTCTTCAGGATGTTTGATAA AAATGCCGATGGCTACATCGACCTCGAGGAGCTGAAGATTATGCTGCAGGCAACAGGAGAGACCATCACCGAGGATGACATAGAAGAACTGATGAAAGATGGAGATAAAAACAATGATGGCAGGATTGACTATGATG AGTTCCTGGAGTTTATGAAGGGGGTTGAATAA